In Sphingobacterium thalpophilum, a genomic segment contains:
- a CDS encoding zinc-dependent metalloprotease, producing MKNTYTKLAIGLLFSAGLMQSCSLLQTVGLRKKETVTSAKDSIAKKDTTAAYDKLFKDARVDTGMFTVIRKENNYYFEIPLKKMGQDILLIQKLSSVPLALNEAGVNKGMNYENKVIRFTLRKEKKEVWVSEIKPQVEVPKGDAIAASVYDNYRPSYIESFKIESYSKDSSAVVIKVNKVFDGSEKSFTDVFTSLGLGTSPKTSISTVEDIKSYANNIVVKSVFSTKVTEGNESVPVSLEITSNLYELPETPMVARFADPRVGFFTSPRWYFNDKQQELDKKNLVNRWRLEPRDEDKARYLKGELVEPKKPIVFYLDPATPKQWRQAIIDGVHDWQVAFEAAGFKNAILAKQQPDSVKFDPDDANVSSIVYAASAQANAMGPSVVDPRSGEILEADVIWWHNVMTILNSWMRIQTGIVDTSVRANVFSDEKMAHAIRFVSSHEIGHTLGLMHNMGSSASFPVDSLRSKSFTAKMGGTAPSIMDYARFNYVAQPEDGVEQITPVIGAYDKYAIGWAYRWYGKTQPWDEIPLLRKEIDSHVHDPIYHYGEQQDSKNIVDPRAQSEDLGDDAMKAGEYGMLNLRRMMPNIINWTTNVGDDYYRAGKLYMGVVGQWYAYADHVLNNIGGIYLENAVLGDQKDAYSPVPKDKQVRALEYLKKNVFYMPEWLFVPELMAKTFPLKDSPIGPFEYAPYNLQREFQYAMLYKLVNDERLLRMVEMENLFGSKKAWSAPEFLTSVRQTVFAKTISGQSLDLKTRMLQQNYVDVLMVSTNKSMEKLNAKKLAGIEQLVEATQPDLCLHPQHVSSSQAGLRNVHVTGMIRTSDMLTYKRAELYEIYQLLKQKQRTGDATTKSHYMDLLLRIANTLELN from the coding sequence ATGAAAAACACTTACACTAAGTTAGCCATAGGTCTTTTATTTTCCGCTGGTCTAATGCAATCTTGTTCATTATTGCAAACAGTAGGCCTGCGAAAAAAAGAAACGGTTACTTCTGCTAAAGATTCTATTGCCAAGAAAGATACGACAGCTGCGTACGACAAATTGTTTAAAGATGCCCGGGTTGATACTGGTATGTTTACGGTAATTCGTAAGGAAAATAATTACTATTTTGAAATTCCATTGAAGAAAATGGGACAGGATATTCTGTTGATACAGAAGCTGTCTTCCGTTCCATTGGCTTTAAATGAGGCTGGGGTAAACAAAGGAATGAATTATGAAAATAAGGTCATCCGGTTTACACTCCGCAAGGAGAAGAAAGAAGTGTGGGTTTCGGAGATCAAACCTCAGGTGGAAGTCCCTAAAGGTGACGCAATAGCCGCTTCGGTATACGATAATTACCGCCCTTCTTATATTGAATCTTTTAAGATTGAAAGTTATTCAAAAGATTCAAGTGCTGTTGTAATCAAAGTCAATAAGGTATTTGATGGTTCAGAAAAGAGTTTTACGGATGTGTTTACTTCCTTGGGTTTGGGAACTTCACCTAAAACCAGTATATCTACAGTTGAAGATATCAAATCCTATGCGAATAATATCGTTGTGAAGTCTGTATTTTCTACCAAGGTGACGGAAGGTAATGAATCTGTACCGGTTTCTTTGGAAATTACAAGTAACCTTTACGAACTGCCTGAAACGCCTATGGTTGCCCGGTTTGCAGATCCAAGGGTTGGTTTCTTTACTTCGCCGCGTTGGTATTTTAACGATAAACAACAAGAACTGGATAAGAAAAATCTGGTCAATCGCTGGCGTTTGGAACCGCGTGACGAAGACAAAGCGCGCTATCTGAAAGGGGAGCTGGTCGAACCCAAAAAACCGATTGTCTTTTATTTGGACCCAGCGACCCCAAAACAATGGCGTCAGGCCATTATTGATGGCGTACATGATTGGCAGGTCGCCTTTGAAGCTGCTGGCTTCAAAAATGCAATTCTGGCCAAACAACAGCCGGATAGTGTCAAATTTGATCCAGACGACGCTAATGTTTCTTCTATTGTATACGCAGCATCTGCTCAAGCTAATGCCATGGGGCCATCTGTTGTTGATCCACGCTCAGGGGAGATATTAGAAGCTGACGTGATTTGGTGGCACAACGTCATGACTATTTTGAACAGTTGGATGCGCATACAGACCGGTATCGTAGATACATCAGTACGTGCTAATGTTTTCTCCGATGAGAAAATGGCACATGCCATTCGTTTTGTGTCGTCCCATGAAATTGGACACACGCTTGGATTGATGCACAATATGGGCTCTTCGGCAAGTTTCCCTGTTGATTCGTTGCGTAGCAAAAGCTTCACCGCTAAAATGGGAGGGACCGCTCCTTCCATCATGGATTACGCTCGTTTCAATTATGTGGCACAACCCGAAGATGGTGTGGAACAGATTACTCCCGTGATCGGTGCTTACGACAAGTATGCCATTGGCTGGGCTTACCGTTGGTATGGCAAAACGCAGCCTTGGGATGAGATCCCTTTGCTGAGAAAGGAAATTGACAGCCATGTACATGATCCTATCTATCATTACGGTGAACAGCAAGATTCTAAAAATATCGTTGATCCGCGGGCTCAATCGGAAGATCTTGGTGATGACGCCATGAAAGCTGGGGAATATGGTATGCTGAACCTGCGTCGCATGATGCCTAATATTATCAACTGGACAACCAATGTTGGCGATGATTACTATCGTGCCGGTAAGTTGTATATGGGCGTGGTTGGACAATGGTATGCATATGCTGATCATGTTTTAAATAATATTGGTGGTATTTACCTCGAAAATGCTGTTTTGGGTGATCAAAAAGATGCCTATAGTCCAGTACCAAAAGACAAACAAGTGCGCGCTTTGGAGTACCTCAAGAAGAATGTCTTTTATATGCCTGAGTGGTTGTTCGTCCCGGAGCTGATGGCAAAAACTTTTCCATTGAAAGATTCTCCGATAGGACCATTTGAGTATGCTCCTTATAACTTACAACGTGAATTTCAGTACGCTATGTTGTATAAACTGGTCAATGATGAACGTTTGCTGCGTATGGTTGAGATGGAAAATCTTTTCGGAAGTAAGAAAGCATGGAGCGCACCGGAGTTTTTAACTTCTGTACGTCAGACGGTTTTTGCTAAAACCATCAGCGGACAATCGTTGGATCTTAAAACACGGATGCTGCAACAAAACTATGTGGATGTGCTGATGGTATCTACCAACAAATCGATGGAGAAACTAAATGCGAAGAAATTGGCAGGCATTGAGCAACTGGTTGAAGCGACACAACCTGATCTATGTTTACATCCGCAACATGTATCTTCTTCACAAGCTGGACTGCGGAATGTACATGTCACTGGTATGATACGCACGTCCGATATGCTGACGTATAAACGAGCTGAATTATATGAGATTTACCAGTTGTTGAAACAAAAGCAACGGACTGGTGATGCGACGACGAAATCGCATTACATGGA